In one Arenibacter antarcticus genomic region, the following are encoded:
- a CDS encoding energy transducer TonB codes for MELKKNPKADLTRNSGLFFVIGLVVVMALIYVAFEWKTYDDSGNFDYTMNVEDTLDEEVPMTEQLKTPPPPPPPAAPEIIEVVEDEVEVEETVIESTETSQEEEVIEVADVEVEEVEEDLDIPFAVIEDVPVFPGCENEKDKRACFNSMMQKHISKNFRYPEIAQEMGVQGRVNIMFVIQKDGSIGNVRMRGPDKNLEEEAARIIGKLPKMIPGKQRGRAVRVPFSIPITFKLQ; via the coding sequence ATGGAACTTAAAAAGAATCCTAAGGCGGATTTAACAAGGAATAGCGGACTTTTTTTCGTTATTGGTTTGGTGGTGGTAATGGCATTGATATACGTAGCGTTTGAATGGAAAACCTATGATGATAGTGGCAATTTTGACTATACCATGAACGTAGAGGATACTTTGGATGAAGAAGTTCCTATGACCGAGCAGTTAAAAACCCCACCACCCCCACCACCTCCAGCAGCACCTGAAATTATTGAGGTTGTTGAAGATGAGGTAGAGGTTGAGGAAACAGTGATAGAATCTACAGAAACCAGTCAAGAAGAAGAGGTGATAGAAGTTGCCGACGTTGAGGTTGAAGAAGTGGAAGAAGATTTGGATATTCCTTTTGCCGTTATTGAGGATGTTCCTGTATTCCCAGGTTGTGAAAACGAAAAAGATAAGAGAGCTTGTTTTAACTCCATGATGCAAAAGCATATCAGTAAAAACTTCCGTTACCCAGAAATTGCTCAAGAAATGGGTGTTCAAGGTAGGGTAAACATAATGTTCGTTATACAAAAGGACGGAAGTATCGGAAATGTAAGGATGAGAGGTCCTGATAAAAACCTAGAAGAAGAAGCAGCGCGGATTATTGGTAAATTACCAAAAATGATCCCTGGAAAGCAAAGAGGTAGGGCGGTACGTGTACCATTTAGTATTCCAATTACCTTTAAGTTGCAGTAA
- a CDS encoding cytochrome c oxidase subunit 3, with amino-acid sequence MDSTVTTGTEENVWGGGNKPLGASYGKMMMWFFIVSDSLTFAGFLASYGFTRFKFIETWPIADEVFTHVPFFHGNYPMYYVAFMTFVLIMSSVTMVLAVDAGHHMQKKKVTMYMFLTVIGGLIFVGSQGWEWATFIKGDYGALETKGGRIIQFQAADTGERVALKDFAKTLPGERVDHERKNGVWYYKGDALPSYSLNEVIEGVKTNPNIVVRTEQLTEKGEKTVLSRDDSVKKLDEAVMVVEGANLIHNEYGNRLFADLFFFITGFHGFHVSVGILLNIIVFFNVLLGTYEKRGHYEMVEKVGLYWHFVDLVWVFVFTFFYLV; translated from the coding sequence ATGGATTCTACGGTTACTACGGGCACAGAAGAAAACGTTTGGGGTGGAGGGAACAAACCATTAGGTGCCAGTTATGGCAAAATGATGATGTGGTTCTTTATTGTTTCTGATTCCTTGACTTTTGCAGGCTTTCTAGCTTCATACGGTTTTACAAGATTTAAGTTTATTGAAACATGGCCAATTGCCGATGAGGTGTTTACCCACGTTCCCTTTTTTCACGGTAACTATCCTATGTATTACGTAGCGTTCATGACCTTTGTTTTAATCATGTCCTCAGTTACTATGGTGTTGGCAGTGGATGCCGGGCATCATATGCAGAAAAAGAAAGTAACCATGTATATGTTCCTAACGGTTATTGGTGGACTAATATTTGTTGGTTCACAAGGATGGGAATGGGCTACTTTTATAAAAGGAGATTACGGTGCTCTTGAAACCAAAGGGGGACGAATTATTCAATTCCAAGCTGCAGATACTGGTGAGCGAGTGGCGCTAAAAGACTTTGCTAAAACCCTGCCCGGAGAACGTGTGGATCACGAACGTAAGAACGGAGTTTGGTATTATAAAGGAGATGCCTTGCCAAGTTATTCTTTAAACGAGGTTATAGAAGGTGTAAAAACTAATCCCAATATTGTTGTACGTACAGAGCAGTTGACGGAAAAGGGAGAGAAAACAGTATTGTCTAGGGATGATAGTGTTAAGAAGTTGGACGAAGCAGTGATGGTGGTAGAAGGTGCAAATCTTATCCATAATGAATACGGGAATAGGCTCTTCGCCGATTTATTTTTCTTTATTACTGGTTTCCACGGTTTCCACGTTAGTGTTGGTATTTTGCTTAACATCATTGTTTTCTTTAATGTGTTGTTGGGTACCTACGAAAAGCGCGGCCATTATGAAATGGTGGAAAAAGTGGGACTCTATTGGCACTTTGTGGATTTAGTGTGGGTATTCGTATTTACCTTCTTCTATTTGGTGTAA
- a CDS encoding ABC transporter permease, which produces MRFIFDSNTWQEIFGSIGKNRTRTIITVIGVLWGIFIYIALSGAAKGMDNGFEEIFESVAKNSMFVWAQNTSMPYEGFKTGRPLQLKLEDATRLKNRIPEIEFIAPRNVKGVFGDSPGLIIRGKKSGSYSVYGDFPVYTKIATKKIYDGGRFINDEDIEQARKVCVIGERTEKELFEKGEVPIGEYIRIDNVFFQVVGVHKFAQGGGFDNDGDIFIPFSTYKKLYNSGNNVGWFSIAAYDDADVLKVEENVKTMLKTIHRVNPEDERAFGSFNLGEVFGRISGFAQGLTFLSLVVGIATILAGVIGIGNILLISVKERTKEIGVRRALGATPREVRAQIILESVFLTMIAGVMGIILGAGVLSLIDSATQDLDFPYSNPTVPIPYVLGALGIMVVLGTLIGLIPAQRAVSIKPIDALREE; this is translated from the coding sequence ATGCGATTTATATTTGATAGTAATACGTGGCAAGAGATTTTTGGTTCTATTGGAAAAAATAGGACTAGGACCATTATTACCGTTATCGGTGTATTGTGGGGCATCTTTATTTACATAGCTCTCTCTGGAGCGGCAAAAGGGATGGACAATGGGTTTGAAGAGATATTTGAGAGTGTGGCTAAAAATAGTATGTTCGTATGGGCCCAAAATACGAGTATGCCTTACGAGGGATTTAAAACTGGAAGGCCACTGCAATTAAAGCTGGAGGATGCTACGCGTTTAAAGAACAGAATTCCGGAAATAGAGTTTATAGCGCCCAGGAACGTCAAAGGTGTCTTTGGCGATTCGCCAGGCTTAATAATAAGAGGAAAAAAATCTGGTAGTTATTCGGTTTATGGCGATTTTCCAGTCTATACTAAAATTGCGACCAAAAAAATATACGACGGCGGAAGATTTATAAATGATGAGGATATTGAACAGGCAAGAAAAGTATGCGTTATAGGGGAGCGTACAGAAAAGGAATTATTTGAAAAGGGAGAGGTCCCAATCGGAGAATATATCCGGATAGACAATGTCTTTTTTCAGGTGGTTGGCGTACATAAGTTTGCCCAAGGGGGTGGTTTTGATAACGATGGGGATATTTTTATTCCATTTTCAACCTATAAGAAGTTATACAATAGTGGGAATAACGTAGGATGGTTTTCCATTGCCGCCTATGACGATGCAGACGTATTAAAAGTGGAAGAAAATGTTAAAACTATGTTGAAGACTATCCATCGGGTAAATCCGGAAGACGAACGGGCATTTGGGTCGTTTAATCTAGGAGAGGTCTTTGGCCGGATAAGTGGTTTTGCACAGGGACTTACCTTTTTATCACTTGTGGTGGGTATTGCTACCATTTTAGCTGGAGTAATCGGTATCGGGAACATCCTACTGATTTCTGTAAAAGAACGTACCAAAGAGATTGGTGTTCGCAGGGCGTTGGGAGCTACCCCTCGGGAAGTACGTGCCCAGATTATATTGGAATCTGTTTTTCTTACTATGATCGCCGGAGTTATGGGGATTATTTTAGGAGCAGGTGTCCTCAGCCTTATAGACAGTGCCACCCAAGATCTAGATTTTCCATACTCTAATCCTACAGTACCTATTCCCTATGTATTAGGTGCTTTAGGTATTATGGTGGTTTTGGGAACCTTAATCGGATTAATTCCCGCACAACGAGCGGTCAGTATAAAGCCAATAGACGCATTAAGAGAAGAATAA
- a CDS encoding ABC transporter ATP-binding protein, translated as MIVIKDLHKSYKMGSNTLHVLKGINFSVDEGELVAIMGSSGSGKSTLLNILGMLDVLDEGSYTLDGVPIKNMNETKAAQYRNKFLGFVFQSFNLINYKSAMENVALPLYYQRVGRKERQEKSLKYLEQVGLKEWSEHLPSELSGGQKQRVAIARAMAAEPKVLLADEPTGALDSKTSYEVMDLIQKINDAGNTILIVTHEPDIANMCKRIVHLKDGVIVEDKKITQVRASQYV; from the coding sequence ATGATAGTAATAAAAGACCTACATAAATCTTATAAGATGGGGAGTAATACCCTCCATGTGTTAAAAGGTATTAATTTTTCTGTAGACGAAGGTGAGTTGGTTGCGATTATGGGATCTTCCGGTTCTGGAAAATCTACACTCCTCAATATTTTAGGAATGCTCGATGTACTTGATGAGGGATCCTATACCTTGGACGGTGTGCCTATTAAGAATATGAATGAAACCAAGGCGGCCCAATATAGGAACAAGTTTCTTGGTTTTGTTTTTCAGTCTTTTAACCTTATCAATTACAAAAGTGCTATGGAAAATGTAGCACTTCCCTTGTACTACCAGAGAGTGGGAAGAAAGGAACGACAGGAAAAGTCTTTGAAATATTTGGAACAAGTGGGGTTAAAAGAATGGTCTGAACATTTGCCAAGTGAATTGTCCGGTGGGCAAAAACAACGTGTTGCCATTGCCAGAGCCATGGCCGCAGAGCCAAAAGTATTATTGGCCGATGAGCCAACAGGTGCGTTGGATAGTAAAACTTCTTATGAGGTTATGGATCTGATCCAAAAGATCAATGATGCGGGGAATACTATTTTGATCGTTACCCATGAACCAGATATAGCCAATATGTGTAAAAGAATTGTTCATTTAAAGGATGGGGTTATTGTAGAAGACAAAAAAATAACCCAGGTAAGAGCTTCTCAATATGTTTAG
- a CDS encoding DUF420 domain-containing protein yields the protein MEIVSLKEKRFNRLINVVSVVIPVVVALLFGVKLPNVEPLRFLPPIYASVNGLTAVLLVIAVIAVKQGKLELHQKIMTSCIALSVAFLVMYVAYHMTADSTTFGGEGPIKYVYYFILITHIFLSIVIVPLVLRTFAKAYLKNFEAHKKLAKFTFPIWLYVAVSGVVVYLMISPYYGS from the coding sequence ATGGAGATCGTTTCGTTGAAAGAAAAAAGATTTAATAGGCTTATTAATGTGGTTTCCGTAGTGATTCCTGTAGTAGTGGCCCTTCTTTTTGGCGTGAAACTGCCAAATGTGGAACCTTTGCGCTTTTTGCCACCAATCTACGCCTCGGTAAATGGACTTACCGCAGTTTTGTTGGTCATTGCCGTGATAGCGGTGAAACAAGGTAAGTTGGAACTCCACCAAAAAATAATGACCAGCTGTATAGCATTATCTGTTGCATTTTTAGTGATGTATGTGGCCTATCACATGACGGCAGACTCTACTACTTTTGGTGGTGAAGGTCCCATTAAATATGTGTATTATTTTATATTGATTACACATATTTTCTTATCCATTGTAATTGTACCCTTGGTGTTGCGTACCTTTGCAAAGGCTTATTTAAAGAACTTTGAAGCGCATAAAAAACTCGCGAAGTTTACTTTTCCCATTTGGTTATATGTGGCGGTAAGCGGCGTAGTGGTTTATTTAATGATATCTCCTTATTATGGAAGCTAA
- a CDS encoding VanZ family protein — protein MYSFSGSDVLPSIRIPHMDKLVHFSFYFGATVLGIMCIWERKNGRITLQGTILRVVGFAILYGIIIEVLQARFTTYRHGDIWDVLANSVGALLGGLVIKLFFSGNTPMKWRD, from the coding sequence TTGTATTCATTTAGCGGAAGTGATGTTCTTCCGTCCATAAGAATTCCGCATATGGACAAATTGGTGCATTTTTCGTTTTACTTTGGAGCCACGGTACTTGGGATAATGTGCATTTGGGAAAGGAAAAATGGACGTATTACGTTGCAAGGAACAATTTTAAGGGTCGTTGGATTTGCAATATTATATGGCATAATTATTGAAGTGCTACAAGCAAGGTTTACTACGTACCGCCACGGTGATATTTGGGACGTCTTGGCAAATAGTGTTGGCGCCTTGTTGGGTGGTCTTGTGATAAAATTATTTTTTTCGGGGAATACCCCGATGAAATGGAGAGATTAA
- the gcvH gene encoding glycine cleavage system protein GcvH, producing the protein MNIPSDLKYTKDHEWIKIDGDVATVGITDFAQGELGDIVYVEVETLDETLDKDEVFGTVEAVKTVSDLFLPLSGEIIAFNEALEDEPEKVNSDPYGEGWIIKIKLSDTSEIEGLMADTEYKELVGA; encoded by the coding sequence ATGAATATACCTTCAGATTTAAAATACACCAAAGACCACGAGTGGATAAAAATAGATGGTGATGTTGCTACAGTAGGAATAACTGATTTTGCACAAGGAGAGCTTGGCGATATCGTATACGTTGAGGTGGAGACCTTGGACGAGACCTTGGATAAGGATGAGGTTTTTGGAACAGTGGAAGCAGTGAAAACTGTATCTGACCTATTTCTTCCCTTAAGTGGGGAAATTATTGCCTTTAATGAAGCCTTGGAAGATGAACCCGAAAAGGTAAATAGTGATCCGTATGGCGAAGGCTGGATTATAAAGATTAAATTAAGTGATACTTCCGAAATAGAGGGATTAATGGCAGATACGGAATACAAAGAATTAGTGGGTGCTTAA
- a CDS encoding SCO family protein: protein MLRNKYAYVWVSLVILIFGIIFIPRIIHRIQRGTVVQNDRMNLKGANEKLAFVEMNGEKRKVPPFAFIDQDSLMITNKDYKGKVYVVEFFFTSCPTICPIMNRNLVQLQEEFKELDDFGVASFTIDPENDTPTVLKAYAEEYGITDMDWHLMTGDMKDIYALANTGFSIFAAQVPEAAGGFEHAGLFALIDKNGYIRSRVDKFGNPIIYYRGAITESDGQNEHGEEEQISILKQDIKKLLEE, encoded by the coding sequence ATGTTAAGAAATAAATATGCCTATGTTTGGGTTTCACTGGTAATCTTGATTTTTGGGATTATTTTTATTCCGCGAATTATACATCGTATACAAAGGGGAACCGTGGTTCAGAATGATAGAATGAACCTGAAAGGAGCCAATGAAAAATTGGCCTTTGTGGAAATGAACGGTGAAAAGCGGAAAGTACCTCCATTTGCCTTTATTGATCAGGATAGTCTTATGATTACCAATAAGGACTATAAAGGCAAGGTTTACGTAGTAGAGTTCTTCTTTACCTCTTGCCCCACCATCTGTCCCATTATGAATCGCAATTTAGTGCAGTTACAGGAAGAGTTTAAAGAATTAGACGACTTTGGAGTAGCATCATTTACGATCGATCCAGAAAACGATACGCCTACTGTTTTAAAAGCGTATGCCGAGGAATATGGGATTACAGATATGGATTGGCATCTGATGACGGGCGATATGAAAGATATTTACGCTTTGGCCAATACTGGATTCAGTATTTTTGCAGCCCAAGTCCCTGAAGCGGCTGGTGGATTTGAACATGCTGGATTATTTGCGCTGATCGACAAAAATGGATATATCCGATCACGGGTAGATAAATTTGGAAATCCAATCATTTATTATAGAGGAGCCATTACGGAGTCCGATGGGCAAAATGAACATGGGGAGGAAGAGCAGATATCGATACTAAAACAGGATATTAAAAAATTATTGGAGGAATAA
- the cyoE gene encoding heme o synthase has product MKTAVNSVKSDSFAVYFSDFKEITKARLAISVVFSSVAGYFLGAVEVNYTSVLLLAFGGYCMVGASNAYNQVIEKDLDALMDRTKNRPIPAGRMSVTTAMTIAVSLTIMGIVALYFLNPKTAMFGAISIFLYTSVYTPLKTKTPLAVFVGAFPGAIPFMLGWVAATDHFGIEPGTLFMIQFFWQFPHFWALGWMLDDDYKKGGFKMLPTGKKDRGTALQIIMYTLWMIIISIIPVFGFTGRLQLSIVAAIVIFLMGLVMLFFAFRLYERRDNGSARKLMLASVSYITLMQLVYVIDKFI; this is encoded by the coding sequence ATAAAGACGGCGGTTAATTCAGTAAAAAGCGATTCATTTGCAGTGTATTTTTCTGATTTTAAAGAAATTACAAAGGCAAGGCTTGCTATCAGCGTGGTGTTCTCTTCCGTCGCTGGATATTTTTTAGGTGCCGTTGAGGTAAATTATACTTCCGTTTTGCTATTGGCATTTGGTGGATATTGTATGGTGGGTGCTTCTAATGCATATAATCAGGTGATAGAAAAAGACCTGGATGCTTTAATGGATCGCACCAAGAATAGACCAATTCCAGCAGGTAGAATGTCTGTGACAACGGCTATGACTATAGCGGTGTCCCTTACTATTATGGGGATTGTGGCCTTGTATTTCTTAAATCCTAAAACCGCCATGTTTGGCGCTATTTCCATTTTTTTGTATACGAGTGTATATACCCCGTTAAAGACAAAAACGCCCTTAGCGGTCTTTGTTGGTGCATTTCCAGGTGCTATTCCCTTTATGTTGGGGTGGGTTGCGGCAACAGATCATTTTGGAATAGAGCCCGGGACTCTGTTTATGATCCAATTCTTTTGGCAATTTCCACATTTTTGGGCCTTGGGATGGATGCTGGACGATGATTATAAAAAAGGTGGTTTTAAAATGTTGCCTACAGGAAAGAAAGATAGGGGAACTGCTTTGCAAATTATTATGTATACCCTTTGGATGATAATCATATCTATTATTCCGGTATTTGGATTCACGGGAAGGTTGCAGCTTTCTATTGTGGCAGCAATAGTAATATTCTTGATGGGATTGGTGATGCTGTTTTTTGCATTCCGATTGTATGAAAGAAGAGATAATGGCTCAGCTCGTAAATTAATGTTGGCTAGTGTTAGTTATATCACCTTAATGCAGTTGGTATACGTAATTGATAAATTTATTTAA
- a CDS encoding ABC transporter permease, with protein MFSRDNWKEIFETIQKNKLRTFLSGFTVSLGILIFVVLFGMGNGLINTFNEFFGDDATNVLYVFPGKTTIPYKGYKSNRTIEFDNTDLADIEKNLAMFVQYTTPRITRSGLVKYKNESNNYTSRAVAPSHQFAENTIMMKGRFINNADIKNKTKYVVIGRLVEQDLFGSKNAIGEYLDIAGSAFMVIGVFQDEGGDNEERLIYMPYTTRQLIEKNTDKIDQFIVGFRPEIGYVGAMALDRSLDRFIREKKYISPDDQNGLFIRNVADQLKQNQQFARVLQIIVAFVAFGTIIAGIIGISNIMVFVVKERTKELGIRKALGATPKAVIESILLESVFITAISGFIGMIIGIGILSYLGDKLKDYFITNPFIDITLAISATVLLVLFGAIAGYIPAKRAAEIKPIVALRDE; from the coding sequence ATGTTTAGTAGGGATAATTGGAAGGAAATTTTTGAAACTATTCAAAAGAATAAACTACGTACGTTCCTATCGGGCTTTACGGTTTCTTTGGGTATTTTGATTTTTGTGGTGCTGTTTGGTATGGGGAATGGCCTAATCAATACTTTTAATGAATTCTTTGGTGACGATGCTACCAATGTGCTCTACGTGTTCCCAGGGAAGACCACTATTCCATATAAGGGATACAAGTCTAATAGGACAATTGAGTTTGACAACACTGATTTGGCGGATATAGAAAAAAATCTCGCCATGTTTGTGCAATATACCACCCCAAGGATTACAAGGAGTGGTTTGGTGAAATATAAGAATGAATCCAATAATTACACAAGCCGTGCTGTGGCACCTTCACATCAATTTGCAGAGAATACCATCATGATGAAGGGAAGGTTTATAAATAATGCGGATATTAAAAATAAAACCAAATACGTAGTCATCGGTAGACTTGTAGAGCAGGATCTATTTGGGAGTAAAAATGCCATAGGAGAATATTTGGATATAGCCGGGAGTGCTTTTATGGTCATCGGAGTATTTCAGGATGAAGGTGGGGACAATGAGGAGCGACTGATTTATATGCCCTATACCACAAGACAGCTTATCGAAAAAAATACAGATAAAATCGACCAGTTTATAGTAGGGTTTAGGCCAGAAATCGGTTATGTGGGTGCTATGGCCCTAGACAGGAGTCTAGATCGTTTTATTAGAGAGAAAAAGTATATTAGTCCTGACGATCAAAATGGACTCTTTATAAGGAACGTGGCAGATCAATTGAAACAAAATCAGCAATTTGCACGGGTACTCCAAATAATTGTTGCCTTTGTTGCCTTTGGAACTATTATAGCCGGTATTATAGGGATCAGTAATATAATGGTGTTTGTAGTTAAGGAACGCACCAAGGAATTGGGTATTAGAAAGGCATTGGGTGCAACTCCCAAAGCGGTAATAGAATCCATTCTTTTAGAATCCGTTTTTATCACTGCTATTTCTGGGTTTATTGGAATGATTATCGGAATAGGCATACTAAGCTACCTCGGCGATAAACTTAAAGATTATTTTATCACAAACCCCTTTATAGATATTACACTTGCCATAAGCGCTACGGTGCTTCTTGTCCTATTTGGAGCCATCGCAGGCTATATCCCTGCAAAAAGAGCAGCCGAAATTAAACCAATTGTAGCCCTAAGAGACGAATAA
- a CDS encoding cytochrome c oxidase subunit 3: MDLTQGTKKEKNERAKKMMLWFGIVSLIMGFAGWTSAYIVSSSREDWADNVALPSSFLASTIVIIISSFTYWLAKKAIANDSHKQCANWLLLTLGLGIAFVILQFNGFSQMIADGYYFTGPTSSIKMSYVFLIAAVHIVHVVAGLISLLVVISNHFKKKYSSKEMLGLELGATFWHFLDILWVYLILFMYFVK; this comes from the coding sequence ATGGACTTAACTCAAGGTACTAAGAAGGAGAAGAACGAAAGGGCGAAGAAGATGATGCTTTGGTTTGGGATTGTAAGCTTAATCATGGGGTTTGCTGGTTGGACAAGCGCATATATTGTTAGTAGTTCGCGTGAAGATTGGGCAGACAATGTTGCACTCCCTTCCTCGTTTTTGGCAAGTACTATAGTAATTATTATAAGTAGTTTTACCTATTGGTTGGCTAAAAAGGCTATTGCAAACGACAGCCATAAGCAATGTGCCAATTGGCTGCTGCTTACCTTGGGTCTAGGTATCGCATTTGTGATATTACAGTTCAATGGGTTTTCCCAGATGATAGCAGACGGGTACTATTTTACAGGACCTACTAGTAGTATTAAAATGTCCTACGTGTTTTTGATCGCAGCGGTGCATATTGTGCATGTTGTAGCCGGACTTATCAGCCTTTTAGTGGTTATTTCAAACCATTTTAAGAAAAAGTACTCCTCCAAAGAAATGCTAGGTTTGGAGTTAGGAGCAACTTTTTGGCATTTTCTAGATATTCTTTGGGTATATTTGATCTTGTTTATGTATTTCGTTAAATAG
- a CDS encoding cytochrome C oxidase subunit IV family protein, producing the protein MAQEHKLEIFRGRWKFKSNTQKIWGVLVFLTLVTAVEVILGIMKPSSLVHSHFLGMKLLNWIFLILTIVKAYYIAWDFMHLRDEKSSLRRTIVWTPVFLISYLVFILLFEADYIYNVLSDGFISWNF; encoded by the coding sequence ATGGCACAGGAGCATAAACTTGAAATTTTTAGAGGACGTTGGAAATTTAAATCGAATACCCAAAAAATATGGGGAGTTTTAGTATTCCTTACCTTAGTTACGGCGGTAGAAGTTATTTTGGGGATAATGAAGCCCTCTAGTTTGGTGCATTCCCATTTTTTGGGGATGAAATTGCTGAACTGGATCTTCCTTATTTTAACAATTGTAAAGGCCTACTATATTGCCTGGGATTTTATGCACCTTAGGGATGAGAAAAGCTCTCTGCGAAGAACTATCGTATGGACTCCCGTGTTTTTGATCTCCTACCTAGTGTTTATCCTGCTTTTTGAGGCAGATTACATCTACAATGTACTCTCGGATGGTTTTATTTCGTGGAACTTCTAA